Proteins from a genomic interval of Candidatus Palauibacter polyketidifaciens:
- the ispG gene encoding flavodoxin-dependent (E)-4-hydroxy-3-methylbut-2-enyl-diphosphate synthase: MGGAHPIVVQSMTNTDTADVAATADQVRELFEAGSEIVRITVNTSRAAAAVPKIARRLEDQGLDVPLVGDFHFNGHILLPGHPDCAAALSKFRINPGNVGRKRRDEQFATIVRCAIEHDKPVRIGVNWGSLDQMLLTRMMDENARRAEPLDAHRVTLDAIVESALASAEAAEGLGLAPDRIVLSAKVSRVPDLVTVYRELASRCDYPLHLGLTEAGMGRKGTVASSAALAILLSEGIGDTIRVSLTPEPGADRTEEVRIAQQLLQSLELRSFKPQVTACPGCGRTTSTFFQQLALDVEGHIADRLAAWREHYPGVEDLSVAVMGCVVNGPGESKHADLGISLPGVAEAPTAPVYVDGKHHSTLRGDGIVEEFLQILDGYVERRFS, encoded by the coding sequence GTGGGCGGCGCCCACCCGATCGTCGTCCAGTCGATGACGAACACCGATACGGCGGACGTCGCGGCCACGGCGGATCAGGTCCGGGAACTGTTCGAGGCGGGCTCCGAAATCGTCCGCATCACGGTGAACACGTCGCGCGCCGCCGCGGCCGTGCCGAAGATCGCGCGGCGTCTCGAAGACCAGGGGTTGGATGTCCCGCTCGTCGGCGACTTCCATTTCAACGGGCACATCCTCCTGCCCGGCCATCCCGACTGCGCCGCCGCCCTCTCCAAGTTCCGCATCAATCCGGGGAACGTCGGCCGAAAGCGGCGCGATGAGCAGTTTGCGACGATCGTCCGCTGCGCGATCGAGCACGACAAGCCGGTCCGCATCGGGGTCAACTGGGGCTCGCTGGATCAGATGCTCCTGACCCGGATGATGGACGAGAACGCGCGCCGGGCGGAGCCGCTCGATGCGCACCGGGTGACCCTCGACGCGATCGTGGAGAGCGCGCTGGCTTCCGCCGAAGCCGCGGAAGGCCTCGGTCTCGCGCCCGACCGGATCGTGCTGAGCGCGAAAGTGTCGCGCGTGCCGGATCTCGTGACCGTGTACCGGGAACTCGCGTCCCGCTGCGACTACCCGCTGCACCTCGGACTCACGGAAGCGGGGATGGGGCGGAAGGGCACGGTGGCGTCCTCGGCCGCTCTCGCCATCCTGCTCTCCGAGGGGATCGGCGATACGATTCGCGTGTCGCTGACGCCGGAACCCGGCGCCGACCGGACCGAGGAGGTCCGGATCGCGCAGCAGCTGCTGCAGTCGCTCGAGCTGAGGAGTTTCAAGCCTCAGGTCACGGCGTGCCCCGGGTGTGGAAGGACGACGAGCACCTTCTTCCAGCAGTTGGCGCTCGACGTCGAAGGCCACATAGCGGATCGTCTCGCGGCCTGGCGGGAGCACTATCCCGGCGTCGAAGATCTCTCCGTGGCCGTGATGGGGTGCGTGGTCAACGGGCCCGGCGAGTCGAAGCATGCGGATCTCGGCATCTCGCTGCCGGGGGTGGCCGAGGCGCCGACCGCGCCGGTCTATGTCGATGGCAAGCACCACTCGACGCTGCGCGGCGATGGGATCGTGGAGGAGTTCCTGCAGATTCTCGACGGGTACGTCGAACGCCGCTTTTCCTGA